In the genome of Leptospira inadai serovar Lyme str. 10, one region contains:
- a CDS encoding CbtB domain-containing protein — MPAISLGRNQTRRVSSFLRPLFLLGIITFSVFLVYLIGLEPMPAVHDTFHDLRHSAGFPCH, encoded by the coding sequence ATGCCGGCAATTTCCCTAGGAAGAAATCAAACTCGAAGGGTTTCATCGTTTCTTCGCCCTTTATTCCTCTTAGGAATAATAACATTTTCCGTTTTTTTAGTGTACTTGATCGGATTAGAACCGATGCCGGCAGTTCATGATACGTTTCATGATCTTCGCCATAGCGCCGGATTTCCATGTCATTAA
- a CDS encoding DUF3209 family protein has protein sequence MACHEIAALRLGMMNILGIEDEVTRIHEVNEIGQNLLSQPGPIQSLSHAGNLTSLLQFYESSLTELEQKISVLPPGDPKLSYYRSLLILTKKVELELKNTFQNLNTLFNDLEEIHDFVHEIYPG, from the coding sequence ATGGCGTGTCATGAAATCGCGGCTCTACGACTCGGAATGATGAATATATTGGGAATCGAAGACGAAGTCACTCGAATTCATGAAGTGAATGAAATCGGTCAAAATCTGCTCTCGCAACCCGGGCCGATTCAAAGCCTTTCCCATGCCGGTAATTTAACGTCTCTTCTCCAATTTTACGAGAGTAGCCTAACCGAATTGGAACAAAAGATTTCCGTATTACCCCCCGGCGACCCGAAACTTTCGTATTATCGTTCCCTCTTGATTCTGACCAAAAAAGTGGAACTAGAATTGAAAAATACATTCCAAAATTTGAATACTCTATTCAACGACTTGGAAGAAATACACGATTTCGTCCACGAGATCTATCCGGGCTAA
- a CDS encoding precorrin-8X methylmutase: MNDMRQMTSLGRNIEDRSFQIIDEEAGMHSYPPADWEIVRRIIHATADFEFKDLTKIHPEAASSGIAALKRGCSIICDVQMILAGLNRERLDAYGCKTHSFISDADVIQKAKEKNSTRAIESIRKASELGLLDGSILAIGNAPTALLEIVRLIESNEAKPSLIIGVPVGFVSASESKESVMALQGSIPYIITRGRKGGSTIAVAILHALLLLSAKGSPV; encoded by the coding sequence ATGAACGATATGCGACAAATGACATCTCTCGGAAGAAATATAGAAGATCGATCGTTTCAAATCATCGACGAGGAGGCGGGAATGCATTCTTACCCTCCCGCCGATTGGGAAATCGTCCGTAGAATCATTCATGCAACGGCCGACTTTGAATTCAAAGATCTTACGAAAATCCATCCGGAGGCGGCCTCATCGGGCATCGCAGCGTTAAAGCGAGGCTGTTCGATTATTTGCGACGTGCAGATGATCTTAGCCGGTCTGAATCGGGAGAGGCTCGATGCCTACGGTTGTAAAACTCATAGTTTCATTTCCGATGCGGACGTAATTCAAAAAGCGAAAGAAAAAAATTCCACAAGAGCGATCGAATCGATTCGAAAAGCGTCGGAACTCGGGCTCTTGGATGGAAGTATTCTAGCCATCGGAAACGCACCTACCGCTCTCTTAGAGATCGTCCGTTTGATCGAAAGCAATGAGGCCAAACCTTCCTTAATCATCGGAGTTCCCGTCGGCTTCGTATCCGCAAGCGAATCCAAGGAATCGGTAATGGCTTTGCAAGGTTCGATTCCCTATATAATAACTCGCGGCAGAAAAGGCGGCAGCACGATTGCGGTAGCGATCCTGCATGCGCTTTTATTATTATCCGCTAAAGGAAGTCCTGTATGA
- a CDS encoding cobalt-precorrin 5A hydrolase produces MNPIRKPYAIYAITKHGIVIGERLRKSLGTADLFVSKKLSDQAPADSLSLSLPMDSTLRETFTQYDCHIFIISVGAVVRMIAPLLQNKKVDPAVICVDDKGLFSICVLSGHVGRGNVFTQIVSKALENTPVITTASDVAGTLTVDILGRDLGWVLEDQDRNVTRACAAVVNETKVLFVQECGESDWWPKDKPLPPGVEYSTSLEAADPEKYEILLIATDRSNIKQTHPKHYNNSVIYRPKSLILGLGCDRDISFEDVRSGIMTTLDENNLSLESVRAIASIDRKHDERAFLELAQAFQWEFLTFPASELDRVTGIVSPSAMAMKHVETRSVSEAAALLGAGTDFLIVPKRKYKRTPESKNLTVAIARIPFLPREEVLIAKEAIRS; encoded by the coding sequence ATGAATCCGATTAGAAAGCCGTACGCCATTTATGCGATTACAAAACACGGGATTGTCATCGGGGAACGACTTCGGAAATCTCTCGGAACCGCGGACCTCTTCGTTTCGAAAAAACTTTCGGATCAGGCTCCCGCCGATTCGTTAAGCTTATCCCTACCGATGGATTCGACATTGCGGGAAACGTTCACTCAATACGACTGCCATATTTTCATCATAAGTGTCGGGGCAGTCGTTAGAATGATCGCACCTTTATTACAAAATAAGAAAGTAGATCCGGCAGTCATATGCGTGGATGATAAGGGTTTATTCTCGATCTGTGTTCTTTCAGGGCATGTAGGCAGAGGCAATGTTTTTACTCAAATCGTTTCGAAAGCCTTAGAAAATACTCCCGTTATCACGACAGCCTCGGACGTGGCCGGAACCCTAACCGTCGATATTTTAGGAAGAGACTTAGGTTGGGTTTTAGAGGATCAAGATAGAAACGTTACCCGAGCCTGCGCGGCTGTAGTGAACGAAACCAAGGTATTATTCGTGCAGGAATGCGGAGAATCGGATTGGTGGCCCAAAGATAAACCGCTTCCTCCCGGCGTCGAATATTCGACTTCTTTGGAGGCCGCCGATCCGGAGAAATACGAGATATTATTAATAGCCACGGATCGATCGAATATAAAACAAACTCATCCTAAGCATTATAATAATTCCGTAATATATAGACCCAAGAGCCTGATTTTAGGGCTGGGATGCGATCGTGATATTTCTTTCGAGGACGTGAGATCCGGGATTATGACGACGTTAGACGAAAATAATTTAAGTTTGGAAAGCGTTCGCGCAATCGCGAGTATTGATCGAAAGCATGACGAACGGGCCTTTCTTGAATTGGCTCAAGCGTTCCAATGGGAATTTCTCACATTCCCGGCGTCCGAGCTGGATCGGGTTACTGGAATCGTTTCACCGTCCGCTATGGCAATGAAGCATGTAGAAACCCGATCGGTTTCCGAAGCAGCCGCATTACTAGGTGCAGGTACGGATTTCCTGATAGTCCCCAAAAGAAAATACAAGAGAACGCCGGAGAGTAAAAATCTTACCGTGGCTATCGCTAGAATTCCTTTTTTACCTAGAGAAGAAGTTTTGATTGCGAAGGAGGCGATTCGTTCATGA
- a CDS encoding glycosyltransferase family 4 protein: MFSEVYPKTFINRHPLRILVVTETFPPEINGVSKTLHRMLSDLLQRGHEIILVRPRQSFDDMATANGNYREVLVRGAKIPFYEGLRFGFPEKRLLRRLMQYEKPDLVHVVTEGPLGLSAVRAARHLKLPVVSDFRTNFHSYARYYKVGFIGKLVHSYLRSLHNLTHATLAPTAQIVAQLTASGYNNVKVVARGIDTALFHPARKDSKLRKEWGLSQSDLAVLYVGRLAPEKNLDLLVKSFRKLQTKEPKAKLILVGDGPSRDKLKAENPDFFFSGMRKGEDLARHYASGDLFLFPSLTETFGNVVMEAMASGLPIVAYDYAAAREYLSHGKSALLPAFDKEDEFAEHACILAENRSLAKKIGVRARKAAESCSWEDVADTLESVYAEFGKAKPKKSKSRKSAKLKVAIGRA, from the coding sequence ATGTTTTCCGAGGTATATCCAAAAACTTTCATAAATAGACATCCTTTGCGGATATTAGTCGTTACGGAAACTTTTCCGCCCGAAATCAACGGAGTTTCCAAAACCTTACATCGAATGTTAAGCGACTTATTGCAACGGGGACACGAAATCATTTTAGTACGCCCCCGTCAAAGTTTCGACGATATGGCGACGGCAAACGGTAACTATCGAGAAGTTCTCGTAAGAGGGGCAAAAATTCCGTTTTACGAAGGCCTTAGGTTCGGCTTTCCGGAAAAAAGACTTCTTAGAAGATTAATGCAATATGAGAAACCCGATCTAGTCCACGTCGTAACCGAGGGTCCGTTAGGGTTATCCGCCGTGAGGGCGGCGAGGCATTTAAAGTTGCCGGTTGTCAGCGATTTCAGAACCAATTTCCATTCGTATGCGAGATATTATAAAGTCGGCTTTATCGGCAAACTCGTTCATTCCTACTTGCGCAGTCTACATAACTTGACTCATGCTACGCTTGCACCGACGGCTCAGATCGTGGCGCAACTCACCGCTTCGGGCTATAACAACGTAAAGGTGGTCGCTCGAGGAATCGATACCGCTCTATTCCATCCTGCCCGAAAAGATTCCAAATTGCGGAAAGAATGGGGTCTCTCTCAATCGGATTTGGCGGTCCTATATGTAGGCAGATTGGCTCCGGAGAAGAATTTAGATCTATTGGTAAAATCCTTCCGCAAGCTTCAAACGAAAGAACCTAAGGCTAAATTGATATTAGTGGGAGACGGTCCATCGCGGGATAAGCTAAAAGCTGAAAATCCTGATTTCTTTTTTTCGGGAATGAGGAAGGGAGAGGACCTAGCTCGGCATTATGCTAGCGGCGATTTATTTCTATTTCCCAGCTTAACCGAGACTTTCGGAAATGTGGTGATGGAAGCAATGGCATCGGGCCTACCGATCGTTGCATACGATTATGCTGCGGCAAGAGAATACCTTTCTCACGGAAAGTCGGCGCTGCTACCTGCATTCGATAAAGAAGATGAATTTGCGGAGCATGCCTGTATTCTTGCAGAGAATCGAAGTCTGGCAAAAAAAATAGGAGTTCGAGCACGCAAAGCCGCCGAATCATGCAGTTGGGAAGATGTTGCCGATACTCTTGAATCGGTTTATGCGGAATTCGGAAAAGCGAAGCCCAAGAAATCGAAGTCCAGAAAAAGTGCAAAATTGAAAGTTGCGATCGGCCGCGCGTAA
- the cobI gene encoding precorrin-2 C(20)-methyltransferase, translated as MNETKTLGKLFGVGVGPGATDLITLRAINVLNEAEVLAIPKSSEHLPSFAWRVCSPLVKENSEQEKIFLHFPMSKDPKVLVPAWDKAFNEIGARLMSGKNVAFVTQGDPSVYSSWNYLREEAPDRWPGIEIEIVPAVTSVTAIPAALQIPLADGRERFCVLPATYGLEDLPRLVEDFDSIVLTKVGQVIPELVRILKLLGLLENATYVSYGTTDKQKIVKDLESIQNENCDYFSMVLISIRKRKGVLRGESHESD; from the coding sequence ATGAACGAAACTAAAACGCTAGGTAAATTATTCGGAGTCGGGGTAGGTCCGGGCGCGACCGACTTAATCACGCTAAGGGCGATCAATGTCCTGAACGAGGCTGAAGTACTCGCGATTCCCAAAAGCAGCGAGCACCTACCCTCTTTTGCATGGAGAGTTTGTTCACCGCTTGTTAAGGAAAATTCCGAACAGGAAAAAATCTTTCTACACTTTCCGATGAGTAAAGATCCCAAGGTGTTAGTGCCTGCCTGGGATAAGGCTTTCAACGAAATCGGAGCGAGGCTAATGAGCGGAAAAAATGTCGCATTCGTTACCCAAGGAGACCCTTCGGTATACAGCTCTTGGAATTATCTTAGGGAAGAGGCGCCCGATCGATGGCCGGGAATCGAAATAGAAATCGTTCCGGCTGTCACTTCAGTTACTGCAATTCCTGCCGCTTTACAAATTCCGTTAGCCGACGGGCGAGAGCGTTTTTGTGTCCTGCCGGCAACTTACGGTTTGGAGGATTTACCCAGACTTGTGGAAGACTTCGATTCGATCGTTCTAACCAAGGTTGGCCAAGTCATTCCTGAATTAGTGAGAATTTTAAAATTGCTAGGGCTTTTGGAAAACGCGACCTATGTTTCTTACGGAACTACGGATAAACAGAAAATCGTAAAAGATTTAGAATCGATTCAGAACGAAAACTGCGATTACTTTTCTATGGTTTTAATTTCTATCCGCAAACGTAAAGGCGTTCTCCGAGGAGAGTCGCATGAATCCGATTAG
- a CDS encoding CbtA family protein, with the protein MSLTRWELLLSFCKKGCKSGLLAGSLWGLLFLFFTSPLIWEAEVYEEKGNHHHIQETLHSRSHDEGRFDLPENLKRQLVPTVIGCTLLGGAFGSIVSVFLGMGFSFGFLTRNFFESPIRSAIPTGLICFLVFHGIPSFFNPPELPGVIGSEDSFTSRQYLWIQSVACSVVGVLVYLVLSSGESGRIVKIFGSLLGILIALLPLLSGTSPETISSPVPMELRSRFIYYSLTINFIFWLSLTIQIFLRSAKDKTIDTYRIRNEEIVIQ; encoded by the coding sequence ATGTCATTAACTAGATGGGAACTTTTGCTTTCCTTTTGCAAAAAAGGATGTAAGTCGGGACTTCTTGCAGGATCCCTATGGGGGTTGCTTTTCCTTTTTTTTACGAGTCCTTTAATTTGGGAAGCGGAAGTCTATGAAGAAAAAGGAAACCATCATCATATTCAGGAAACCTTACATTCTCGGAGCCATGACGAAGGGCGATTCGATTTACCGGAAAATCTAAAACGACAGTTAGTCCCGACCGTTATAGGCTGTACCCTTCTTGGTGGGGCCTTCGGAAGTATAGTATCCGTATTTTTAGGAATGGGCTTCTCTTTCGGGTTCCTTACTCGAAACTTTTTCGAGTCGCCGATCCGTTCTGCAATTCCAACGGGACTAATCTGTTTCTTAGTATTCCATGGAATCCCATCTTTCTTTAATCCGCCCGAACTTCCCGGAGTAATAGGGAGTGAGGACAGCTTTACTTCGCGCCAGTATCTATGGATTCAATCCGTAGCTTGCTCCGTCGTAGGAGTTTTAGTTTATCTCGTACTATCTTCCGGGGAGTCCGGAAGAATCGTTAAGATCTTCGGATCTTTATTAGGAATTTTAATAGCACTCCTTCCGCTTTTGAGCGGAACCAGCCCTGAGACGATAAGTTCTCCCGTGCCGATGGAATTACGTTCCCGTTTTATATATTACAGTTTAACGATAAACTTTATTTTTTGGTTAAGTTTAACGATACAAATTTTTCTGCGATCGGCCAAAGACAAAACGATCGACACCTACCGAATACGAAATGAGGAAATCGTTATACAATGA
- a CDS encoding DoxX family protein — translation MENIDAKTISLWIMATLYTMGGILHFVIPKFYLRIMPPWIPYHKFIIRFSGIAEILLGLGLFFPQTRSFAAWGIILLLIAVFPANVYHYQSRTKRDPPAPLLILRLPLQLVLIYWAYIYT, via the coding sequence ATGGAAAACATTGACGCTAAAACGATTAGCCTTTGGATCATGGCGACGCTCTATACGATGGGCGGCATTCTCCATTTCGTGATTCCCAAGTTTTACTTGAGAATCATGCCCCCATGGATCCCTTATCACAAATTTATAATTCGGTTCAGCGGCATCGCGGAAATTCTATTGGGATTGGGATTATTCTTTCCTCAGACAAGATCCTTTGCCGCTTGGGGAATTATTCTTTTGCTTATCGCCGTATTTCCTGCAAACGTATACCATTATCAATCAAGAACAAAACGAGATCCGCCTGCCCCCCTACTTATCCTTAGGCTACCGTTACAATTGGTTTTAATTTACTGGGCATACATTTACACTTGA
- a CDS encoding FAD-dependent oxidoreductase, whose product MASVPKTTTLIDRQAIDKHYDLYMFKHSATESLNFVGGQYIIINSGKMTADGKQLKRAYTILSNDAEQSTFQLLIRRVDSGNVTAHLRNIAIGTDLEFSGPWGKFVGNAKWPKQGPALLIATDSGITSSLSLLACPKFRDRVNFSKLVWLLSSTEEQNLVEWVRREILSKNANVEFIPVRPSGESWRSSSALSFIRWILRDRNSFSNFFLSGNGIILDEIKVFLEETGADSEFIGMESFFRSEPLNENGIRLGA is encoded by the coding sequence ATGGCTTCCGTTCCAAAAACGACCACTCTTATCGATAGACAGGCAATCGACAAACATTATGATTTGTATATGTTTAAACATTCGGCAACCGAATCTTTAAACTTTGTGGGGGGCCAATACATAATCATAAATTCCGGGAAAATGACCGCAGACGGAAAACAGCTAAAACGAGCGTACACGATCCTCTCTAACGATGCGGAACAGTCCACATTTCAACTTCTGATTCGAAGAGTCGATTCGGGAAATGTCACCGCTCATCTGCGAAATATAGCAATCGGAACAGATCTGGAATTCTCCGGCCCTTGGGGGAAGTTTGTAGGAAATGCGAAATGGCCTAAGCAAGGTCCTGCCTTGCTCATTGCCACCGATAGCGGGATCACCTCGTCCTTATCCCTACTAGCTTGTCCAAAATTCCGAGACCGGGTTAATTTTTCCAAACTAGTCTGGTTATTATCGTCCACTGAAGAACAGAATTTAGTCGAGTGGGTTCGTCGTGAAATTCTATCTAAGAATGCGAACGTCGAATTTATTCCGGTTCGACCTAGCGGAGAAAGTTGGCGATCCAGCTCGGCACTTTCTTTCATTCGCTGGATCTTGAGAGATCGAAATTCGTTTTCCAATTTCTTCCTGAGCGGAAACGGAATAATATTAGATGAAATTAAAGTATTCCTGGAAGAAACCGGAGCGGATTCCGAATTCATCGGAATGGAATCCTTTTTTAGGTCCGAACCACTTAATGAAAATGGAATTCGTCTCGGCGCTTGA
- a CDS encoding cobalt-precorrin-5B (C(1))-methyltransferase: MAGKELREGFTTGACSAAAAKAATRALVRRAPILEIETTLPNKRKVTFPLKRCELKEDMAICSIIKDAGDDPDCTHGAEMTAEVRLTHSNEIVLKGGEGVATVTKAGLGLEVGSPAINPVPRKNITEMILEELIGTSFSGAEVTISVPGGQEMAKKTMNERLGLIGGISILGTTGIVKPYSTAAYKASVIQAISVAKELGSDTVVLTTGGKSEKFAMDLLQELNESSFIQVGDFIGTGIKSAVKESMVQVIVVGMIGKLSKMADGVMMTHRGGSSVNTKLLAEIARAEGVPENVCIETEAANTARHVLELWKETGHTGILSTICRRVSENCTKHAGTNLKISCYLVDFDGAPLGEYIVK, from the coding sequence ATGGCGGGGAAAGAGCTAAGAGAGGGATTTACGACCGGCGCCTGTTCCGCCGCTGCCGCAAAAGCGGCGACGAGAGCTTTGGTCCGGAGAGCCCCCATTCTGGAAATCGAAACGACTCTTCCCAACAAACGAAAAGTCACCTTCCCTTTAAAGCGATGCGAATTGAAAGAGGATATGGCGATCTGTAGCATCATCAAAGACGCAGGCGACGATCCGGATTGCACGCACGGGGCCGAAATGACAGCAGAAGTTCGTTTAACACATTCGAACGAAATTGTCTTAAAAGGCGGCGAGGGAGTGGCGACGGTTACGAAAGCCGGCTTGGGTCTCGAAGTGGGATCTCCCGCGATCAATCCCGTGCCAAGAAAGAATATTACGGAAATGATATTGGAGGAATTGATCGGCACCTCTTTCTCGGGCGCAGAAGTAACGATCAGCGTTCCCGGCGGTCAGGAAATGGCAAAGAAAACCATGAACGAACGACTGGGCTTGATCGGAGGAATTTCCATCTTAGGAACGACCGGAATCGTTAAACCTTATTCCACAGCGGCATACAAAGCAAGCGTTATACAAGCGATATCGGTCGCGAAAGAATTGGGATCCGACACCGTCGTTCTGACTACCGGTGGTAAGTCCGAAAAATTCGCCATGGACCTACTTCAGGAACTGAACGAGTCTTCGTTTATACAAGTCGGAGATTTTATCGGAACCGGAATCAAAAGCGCAGTCAAAGAATCCATGGTCCAGGTCATAGTCGTCGGAATGATCGGCAAGCTTTCAAAAATGGCGGACGGAGTCATGATGACTCATCGAGGCGGATCTTCCGTTAATACGAAACTTCTAGCCGAGATCGCCCGAGCGGAAGGAGTTCCCGAAAACGTTTGTATCGAAACGGAAGCGGCAAATACCGCTAGGCATGTGTTAGAGCTTTGGAAAGAAACGGGTCATACCGGAATACTTTCAACGATTTGCAGAAGAGTTTCCGAGAATTGCACGAAGCACGCCGGTACGAATCTAAAAATATCCTGTTATCTCGTCGATTTTGATGGAGCTCCTCTCGGCGAGTATATTGTAAAATGA
- a CDS encoding CbiX/SirB N-terminal domain-containing protein translates to MISSRSDKLGLLIVGHGSREPRSNREFERFVEEYSLHRPDLEIRHAYIELAKPEFKTELREFARTNSTILILPLFLFSAGHTKNDIPLILDEVGREFPTVKLIPTNCIGVHPTMLELLHTRASFIINRKEGIPKKRGVIIVSRGSSDADANSEFYKLVRLFEESNEYSFVIPSFVGITKPLLSDSLEVAAKLRPEELLILPYFLFGGRLIGSIEEKLELFTDKFPWIKSTLAPHFGSDPSIFKVLNDRIKEAISGNGVLPCATCEYREQLPGLTSKVGGLKALLWSVRHMETHSQAAPHEFPHRNIQKHILVCDNIDCSTRGSVALIAKLRSEIKKTGKQKDFRVTRASCLGRCGEGPSLVVYPDGIWYQGVGETDAPEIVRDHLLNDRIVSRLVDSIMQ, encoded by the coding sequence ATGATTTCTTCGCGTTCGGATAAGCTTGGGCTTTTAATCGTAGGACACGGAAGTCGTGAACCGCGATCAAACCGAGAATTCGAGCGTTTTGTCGAAGAATACTCGCTTCATAGACCTGATTTGGAAATTCGGCATGCATACATCGAACTTGCTAAACCGGAATTTAAGACGGAGCTAAGAGAATTCGCGCGAACAAATTCCACCATTCTGATACTTCCCCTATTTTTATTCTCTGCAGGGCATACCAAAAACGATATCCCTCTAATTCTCGACGAAGTCGGAAGAGAATTTCCAACCGTAAAACTAATACCTACCAATTGCATAGGAGTGCATCCGACGATGCTGGAACTCCTACATACTCGCGCTTCCTTTATTATAAATAGGAAAGAGGGAATTCCCAAAAAAAGAGGAGTAATCATAGTTAGTCGAGGTTCCTCCGATGCGGACGCGAATTCCGAGTTCTATAAGCTAGTTCGTTTATTCGAAGAAAGTAATGAATATAGTTTCGTAATACCTTCTTTCGTCGGTATTACGAAACCTCTTTTATCGGATAGCTTGGAAGTCGCCGCAAAGCTAAGACCGGAAGAATTACTGATCCTTCCTTACTTTCTCTTCGGCGGTAGATTGATCGGATCGATCGAGGAAAAGCTGGAACTTTTTACCGACAAGTTTCCCTGGATCAAATCGACTCTAGCTCCACATTTCGGATCGGATCCGTCCATTTTCAAAGTTCTAAACGACAGGATCAAGGAAGCTATTTCCGGAAACGGAGTTCTTCCCTGCGCGACCTGCGAATACAGAGAGCAGCTTCCCGGATTGACGAGCAAAGTCGGAGGTTTGAAAGCCTTGCTATGGAGCGTCAGACATATGGAGACTCATTCCCAGGCGGCTCCGCATGAGTTTCCGCACAGAAATATCCAAAAGCATATATTAGTTTGTGATAATATAGATTGTTCGACCCGAGGAAGTGTTGCTTTAATCGCTAAGCTGCGATCGGAGATAAAGAAAACGGGTAAGCAAAAGGATTTTCGCGTCACTCGGGCTTCCTGCCTCGGTCGTTGCGGAGAAGGTCCGTCTTTAGTGGTCTATCCGGACGGAATATGGTATCAGGGTGTCGGTGAAACGGACGCCCCGGAAATAGTTAGAGATCATTTGTTAAACGATCGGATCGTCTCAAGATTAGTCGATTCGATAATGCAATAG
- a CDS encoding bifunctional cobalt-precorrin-7 (C(5))-methyltransferase/cobalt-precorrin-6B (C(15))-methyltransferase: MKAVVVVGIGDDGCVGLSSQAMGAVARANVLAGGERHLDFFPEFDGHKITLKENITAAIDHIAELSGENTICILASGDPLFYGIGNLVRKKIGAEHVEFIPAPSSMQRAFAKVGINWDDAKVISLHGRDKFGFINKLKFHNKVACFTDGSNSPSSIARNMIQFEETEWIAYVCENLGGRNESVRKFTISELSTASDISDLNVLILIRENAEWKHPSVIPYRDEDEYAKRIPKKGLITKKEVRILSLAAMEIRIDSVVWDIGAGSGSVSIEAAFLASEGRAYAIEIDPEGIAICQENKLSHKADNVFIIEGRAPEALADLPSPDCVFVGGSKGSLEEIIKVSYQRLKEGGRLVVNAVTLDNVSEAYQAFKNLGLEMEVILLNVSRGQKLATYLRYEALNPIHIFKTIKRSTES; encoded by the coding sequence ATGAAAGCCGTCGTTGTAGTCGGAATCGGAGACGACGGATGTGTCGGCCTATCCAGTCAAGCGATGGGGGCGGTAGCTAGAGCAAACGTACTGGCGGGTGGGGAGAGACATCTGGATTTCTTTCCCGAATTTGACGGGCACAAAATCACATTAAAAGAAAACATTACTGCGGCAATCGATCATATCGCCGAACTTTCGGGAGAAAATACGATCTGTATACTCGCTTCGGGTGATCCTCTTTTTTACGGAATCGGCAATTTAGTACGGAAAAAAATCGGAGCAGAGCATGTGGAATTTATTCCTGCACCAAGTTCCATGCAACGTGCATTCGCGAAAGTCGGAATCAATTGGGACGACGCTAAGGTTATCTCTCTGCACGGTCGCGACAAATTCGGATTTATAAATAAATTAAAATTTCATAATAAAGTAGCCTGTTTCACCGACGGTTCCAACTCCCCTTCCTCCATTGCGCGAAATATGATTCAATTCGAAGAGACGGAATGGATAGCGTATGTCTGCGAAAATCTAGGGGGAAGAAACGAATCGGTTCGAAAATTTACGATATCGGAACTGAGTACGGCTTCCGATATTTCCGATCTAAATGTGCTTATTCTCATTAGAGAAAACGCGGAGTGGAAACATCCTTCGGTTATTCCTTATCGAGATGAGGACGAATATGCGAAGAGAATCCCCAAGAAGGGTTTAATCACCAAAAAGGAAGTGAGAATTCTATCGCTTGCCGCGATGGAAATTCGAATCGATTCCGTCGTCTGGGATATCGGCGCAGGCTCGGGTTCCGTTTCGATCGAAGCGGCTTTTCTGGCTTCGGAAGGACGTGCCTATGCCATCGAAATCGATCCGGAAGGAATCGCAATTTGCCAAGAGAATAAACTTTCTCATAAGGCAGATAACGTTTTTATAATTGAAGGTAGAGCACCGGAAGCCCTCGCAGACCTGCCGTCTCCGGATTGCGTTTTCGTAGGCGGCTCCAAAGGAAGTTTGGAAGAAATCATAAAGGTATCCTATCAAAGATTGAAGGAAGGCGGGAGACTCGTAGTAAATGCGGTTACCCTAGACAACGTATCGGAGGCATACCAGGCTTTCAAGAATCTCGGGTTGGAAATGGAGGTCATTCTACTAAACGTTTCCAGAGGACAAAAATTAGCGACTTACCTTCGCTACGAAGCCTTAAACCCGATCCATATTTTTAAAACTATTAAACGAAGCACGGAATCATAA